One Rosa chinensis cultivar Old Blush chromosome 5, RchiOBHm-V2, whole genome shotgun sequence genomic region harbors:
- the LOC112203376 gene encoding putative Peroxidase 48 — translation MLGTVKARWVFATVVFFSVVVSRSKPRVESEREKPFLSSSSSPAKSSSASEEPLVTLVSMASSEGGQEEFFTETTTDEGSRNLEYDFYRNSCPQAETIVRSKMAWIYGQHRNVSAQLLRLFFHDCFIEGCDASVLLDDSNGDKNRSIEKQATPNRSLKGFDKIDQIKEELENVCPGVVSCADILVLAARDGIILAGGPYYPVLTGRRDSTQSYFDVALEEIPKPDDNITHILHLFSSRGFSERETVALLGAHSIGKIGCEFIQSRVNNFTGTGQPDPALPLDLLNTMKLKCQDNANRATSNTDASQSSLSISSGAVFDSHYYQNLLRGRGILFADQQLMANRMTAQVVAAFASDNGSAFRMDFAQAMTKMSTLGVLTGSQGQVRSVCSLPVNSY, via the exons atgttggGCACAGTGAAGGCGCGTTGGGTGTTCGCGACGGTAGTGTTTTTCTCGGTGGTGGTTTCGCGGAGCAAACCGAGAGTTGAGTCGGAGAGAGAGAagccttttctctcttcttcttcttcgccgGCGAAGTCGTCGTCGGCGTCCGAAGAGCCACTGGTCACTCTGGTCTCTATGGCTTCTAGCGAAGGAGGCCAAGAAGAGTTCTTCACCGAAACGACGACGGATGAGGGGTCGCGGAATCTGGAGTACGATTTCTATCGGAACTCGTGCCCTCAGGCAGAGACCATTGTGAGGTCGAAGATGGCTTGGATTTACGGCCAGCACAGGAACGTCTCGGCCCAGTTGCTGCGTCTCTTTTTCCATGACTGCTTCATTGAG gggtGTGATGCTTCCGTTCTCTTGGATGACAGCAATGGGGATAAAAACCGTTCTATAGAGAAGCAGGCTACACCAAATAGGTCCTTGAAGGGATTTGATAAAATTGATCAGATCAAGGAGGAGCTCGAAAATGTTTGTCCAGGGGTGGTATCTTGTGCCGATATACTTGTTCTTGCCGCCAGAGATGGCATTATCCTG GCTGGTGGCCCATACTATCCAGTTTTGACAGGTAGAAGAGATAGTACCCAGTCCTACTTTGATGTGGCATtggaggagattccaaaacctGATGACAATATCACTCATATATTGCATCTGTTCTCAAGTAGAGGTTTCAGTGAGAGAGAAACAGTTGCTCTTCTTG GAGCGCACAGCATTGGAAAGATAGGATGTGAATTCATACAGTCACGCGTAAACAACTTCACTGGGACAGGGCAACCAGACCCAGCCTTACCTCTTGATCTCCTCAATACGATGAAACTAAAATGCCAAGACAATGCTAACAGGGCGACCAGTAATACTGATGCATCTCAATCGTCTTTGTCCATATCATCTGGGGCAGTTTTTGATTCTCACTATTACCAGAACTTGTTGCGGGGAAGAGGGATCCTCTTTGCTGATCAGCAATTAATGGCTAATAGGATGACAGCTCAAGTGGTCGCAGCATTTGCTTCAGATAATGGATCGGCATTTCGAATGGACTTTGCCCAAGCAATGACGAAGATGTCAACACTTGGTGTCCTCACTGGATCTCAAGGTCAGGTGCGATCGGTCTGTTCTCTCCCAGTCAATAGTTATTGA
- the LOC112166512 gene encoding cytochrome P450 CYP749A22, with translation MSTTGFPVFIVSSFVFLFLLIFKIYHTQWRTPTCLQKLMGLQGIKGPSYRLVHGNAKEILNLKKEAMSRPKGLSHDIFPIVQPQYHSWLKIYGKIFLQWLGTEAQLVVMEPKLCKEILNNKDRVYLQMKQQGFGKKLIGNGLGTSEGEQWLKLRKLANHAFHGESLKNMVPDMIASAENMLQRLQNSEGKEIEMYQEFKLFTSEVISRTAFGSSYLQGKKIFDMLTEISLLLFKNSYKIRLPGIRKLFKTSDEIQAEKLEKEIRDTILEIVKKRENKAVTQQDEHNFGGDFLGLLLKAHHDDCNDRYRVTKDDIIDQCKALYFAGQETTNGLLAWTVFLLALHQDWQEEARKEVLQLFGKQNPNSDGISRLKTMNMIINESLRLYPPVSQLVKKAERKSRLGKLIVPANIDLVIPTVALHHDPQIWGQDVELFKPERFSEGVAKATKDNMAAFIPFGMGPRICVGFNFATTETKIALSMILQRYAFTLSLGYVHSPLHFLTVRPQHGVQVMLHSL, from the exons ATGAGTACCACTGGATTCCCAGTATTCATTGTTTCAAGCTTTGTGTTTCTGTTCCTTCTGATCTTCAAGATCTATCACACACAATGGCGGACTCCCACTTGCCTACAGAAACTGATGGGTCTGCAGGGAATCAAGGGCCCTTCTTACAGACTTGTCCATGGAAACGCAAAAGAAATCTTGAACTTGAAAAAGGAGGCCATGAGCAGACCCAAAGGTTTATCACATGACATATTTCCTATAGTTCAACCTCAGTATCACTCGTGGCTTAAGATATATG GAAAGATTTTTCTTCAGTGGTTAGGTACCGAAGCTCAGTTGGTGGTTATGGAACCTAAGTTGTGCAAAGAGATACTGAATAACAAAGACAGAGTTTATCTGCAAATGAAACAACAAGGGTTTGGGAAGAAGCTGATAGGAAACGGCCTCGGGACTTCTGAAGGAGAACAATGGCTAAAACTTCGAAAGTTGGCCAACCACGCCTTCCATGGAGAGAGCTTAAAA AATATGGTTCCAGATATGATAGCTAGTGCTGAGAACATGCTACAAAGGTTGCAAAATAGCGAGGGCAAAGAGATCGAGATGTATCAAGAATTTAAGTTGTTTACTTCAGAAGTGATTTCCAGGACAGCATTTGGTAGTAGCTATTTACAAGGGAAGAAAATTTTTGACATGTTGACGGAGATATCCTTGTTATTGTTCAAAAATTCTTATAAGATCAGGCTTCCTGGTATCCG AAAGCTTTTCAAAACTAGTGATGAAATTCAAGCAGAGAAGCTTGAGAAGGAAATACGTGACACGATACTGGAGattgtaaagaaaagagaaaacaaagcaGTGACTCAGCAAGATGAACACAACTTTGGGGGGGATTTTCTTGGATTACTTTTAAAGGCTCATCATGATGACTGTAATGACAGATATAGGGTCACGAAAGATGATATAATTGATCAATGCAAGGCATTGTACTTTGCTGGACAAGAAACCACTAATGGTTTGTTGGCTTGGACCGTCTTTCTTCTGGCACTCCATCAGGATTGGCAAGAGGAAGCAAGAAAAGAAGTCCTGCAATTATTTGGAAAACAGAATCCAAATTCTGACGGCATTTCCAGACTAAAAACT ATGAATATGATCATCAATGAGTCTCTAAGGTTATATCCTCCTGTTAGTCAACTTGTAAAGAAAGCTGAAAGGAAAAGTAGGCTGGGGAAGTTAATTGTTCCTGCTAATATTGATTTGGTCATCCCAACTGTAGCACTTCACCATGACCCTCAAATATGGGGACAAGATGTGGAACTTTTCAAACCAGAGCGGTTCTCAGAAGGGGTTGCCAAAGCCACTAAGGATAATATGGCTGCATTCATACCCTTTGGAATGGGACCTAGAATTTGTGTGGGTTTCAACTTTGCCACCACTGAAACTAAAATTGCTCTGTCAATGATTCTGCAACGCTACGCCTTCACTCTTTCCCTGGGTTACGTCCACTCTCCTCTTCATTTTCTTACAGTTCGCCCACAGCATGGAGTTCAAGTAATGCTACACTCACTGTGA